The genomic region TCCGAGAGTCCATTGTCCGGGCCGAAGGGTGCTCCAGCGGGTGCATCCACCGGAATCTTCGGCAACTGGTACGCGTACTGCGCCTTGGCCGTGCCTGTTGCCGGGTCCAGCGCCGTCACCCGCACGACGCTACCGGCCTGCAAGGTGGTGATGGGGCCGTCTTGAATCAGCGCATCTTCATTGGCCACAAAGACGGTGCCATTGGGAGCCACAGTCAACGCCTCAAACAGCTTGTTGCTGCGCCCACCTGTCGTGGTGTTGTCCACGTAGTTGTAGATCACAGGCATCTTGAACTCGCGAACAAACTTGCCCGAGGTGGTCATCTCCCGCACGAACGGCTGGAACAGGGTGGAAGCTGTCGTGCCCCAATTGCCCTCGGACGACCAGTACAGGTTGCCATTGGGGGCCTGGCGGATGGCTTCCGGGTCAACCGTGCGTGCATTTGCCGGGAAAGAAGAGCCATCCTCTCTCTGCATATAGGTCTGGCGGTTGATCTTGACGTTGACGGGACCAACATCGGAGTAGTCAATGCTCAGGTTGTAAAAGCGCGGCGTGCCACGCTCACCTCCCCGGTCATCAGAGATAGCCCAATAGCTGCCATCCGTGGCCCGGTCCAGCCCGGAGATACCGCCAAATTCCACTCCCTCGAACAGGGTGCCTGTGGGAATGGACGCTGTGCCGATCAGCTTGAGAGAGGCGACGCGGGACTCGTTGCCGTCGTTGGCATCGTCACCGCCGCCGCAGGCGACCAGCACGGACACAACGGCTGCGATTGTGGAAATAACGGCCCATCGGCCCCCAAAGAAATTGCGTGAAGAGCCCATGCCAAGTGTCTCTGTGCGTTAATGAACAAGGCACCGGAGTGTGGGTGGGCAGTGCGTCAACCATGTGACATGTACCCGTCAAGAAGGGCGGTTGCGGTGAGGGCCTGCGAACTTCAAGCCATCGCCTGAGGACCTCGGCATCGTCCTAGAATCCATAGAAAACAATGCCGTTGCAGCCCCTACGCCCCGTCGGCGGCGCTGCCCCAGACACCCCCCAGGAGACCTTTCATGCGCATCCTTATCGCCGAAGACGACCAAGTGCTGGCCGATGGCCTGCTGCGCACGCTGCGGGCCTCGGGGGCGGTGGTGGACCATGTGGCCAGTGGCAGCGAGGCGGATGCCGCGCTGATGACCAACAACGAGTTTGACCTGTTGATCCTGGACCTGGGTCTGCCCAAGCTGCATGGGCTGGAGGTGCTCAAGAAGCTGCGCAGCCGGGGCTCGGCGTTGCCGGTGCTGATCCTCACGGCGGCCGACAGCGTGGAGGAGCGCGTGAAGGGGCTGGACTACGGCGCAGACGACTACATGGCCAAGCCCTTCAGTCTGCAGGAGCTGGAGGCGCGGGTGCGCGCCCTCACACGCCGGGGCATGGGCGGGGCCAGCAGTGCCATCAAGCACGGGCCGCTGGTGTACGACCAGGCGGGGCGGGTGGCAACGATTGACGGCAAGATGGTGGAGCTGTCGGCCCGCGAACTGGGCCTGCTGGAGGTGCTGCTGCAGCGCGCAGGCCGCCTGGTGAGCAAGGAGCAGCTGGTGGAGCGCCTGTGCGAGTGGGGCGAAGAGGTGAGCAACAACGCGATTGAGGTCTACATCCACCGCCTGCGCAAGAAGATTGAAAAGGGCCCGATCCGCATTGCGACGGTGCGCGGGCTGGGCTATTGCCTGGAAAAGATTCCGGGCTAGCCGTATCCATTCGCGGCGCGTCCACTATGAAAATAATAGCTGCCTGCGCTTATCCTATAAGCGCTAGAGCATTTTTTCATTGTGAATCGGGGGCGCGATGAAGATTTTCCAGCGCGAGCAGCGCTCCCTGTTCGGCGAGATTCTGGACTGGATGCTGACGCCGCTGCTGCTGCTGTGGCCGGTGAGCCTGGCGCTGACCTGGCTGGTGGCACAGGGCCTGGCCAACAAGCCGTTTGACCGCGCGCTGGAGTACAACGCCCATGCCCTGGCGCAACTGGTCAGCGTACAAAAAACGGGCGACAAGAACGAGGTGCAGTTCAACCTGCCCCAGCCTGCCAGCGAGATCTTGCGGGCGGACGACTCGGACATCGTTTACTACCAGGTGATGGGGCCGGGGGGCGAGTTTTTGTCGGGTGAGCGGGAGCTGCCCGAGCCCCCGGCCGATGAAACGCCCGCAGCCGGTGAGGTGCGCCTGCGTGATGGCGAGCTGCGCGGGGTGGAAATCCGCGTGGCTTACATCTGGGTGCGGCTGCCGCTGCAGGGCGGCCCGCTGGCACTGGTGCAGGTGGCCGAGACGCGCGAAAAGCGCAGCGTGCTGGCCACCGAAATCATCAAGGGCGTGATGCTGCCGCAGTTCGTCATCTTGCCGCTGGCGGTGCTGCTGGTGTGGCTGGCGCTGGCGCGGGGCATCCAGCCGCTGAACCAGCTGGAGCAGCGCATCCGCGCCCGCAGCCCCGATGACCTCTCGCCGCTGGACGACCACGCCGTGCCGCTGGAGGTGGCTCCGCTGGTGTCCTCCGTCAACGACCTGCTCACGCGGCTGAACGAGTCGCTGGCCACGCAAAAGCGCTTTCTGGCCGATGCGGCGCACCAGCTCAAGACGCCGCTGGCGGGCCTGCGCATGCAGGCCGACCTGGCGCAGCGCGAGGGCACGAGCACCGAGGAACTCAAGCGCTCGCTGCAGCAGATTGGCCGCTCCAGCATCCGCGCCACCCACACCGTCAACCAGCTGCTGGCGCTGGCGCGGGCCGAGGGCAGCGGCGTGGGCATTGCGCGCCAGGCGTGCGATCTGGCCGAGCTGACGATCGAGGTGGTGCGCGATTCGGTGCCCCGCGCCATGGACAAGCACATCGACCTGGGCTACGACGGGGCCGAGCCCGGCAGCCGCGGGGTGTGGGTGGATGGCAACCCCACGCTGCTCAAGGAACTGGTGCGCAACCTGGTGGACAACGCGATCAACTACACGCCATCCACCCCCGACAAGCCCGGCGTGGTGACGGCCCGCGTGCTGGCCGACACCTTTGGCCATGTGCTGATGCTGCAGGTGGAAGACTCCGGCCCCGGCGTGCCCGAGGCCGAGCGCGAGCTGATCTTCCAGCCCTTCTACCGGGCCCTGGGCAGCGAGGCAGACGGCTCAGGCCTGGGCCTGCCCATCGTGATGGAAATTGCCGCCAAGCACCACGCCGAGGTGCTACTGGAAGACGCCCACCCCGGCCAGACACCGCCCGGAGCACGGTTCAGCGTGCGGTTTCCGGCGCGTGCGGATGAGGCGGGCTGAAGGGCCAAGACCGAGCCCCGGCGGGTGCGTCCAGCCGATCTTTCGACGTTGCACGCCGCTGGCTGCTGTGGCGTGAACCGTTTGCAAGGGTTGGACCGGTGGAGCCTTCAGATGCAA from Acidovorax sp. DW039 harbors:
- a CDS encoding esterase-like activity of phytase family protein; the encoded protein is MSVLVACGGGDDANDGNESRVASLKLIGTASIPTGTLFEGVEFGGISGLDRATDGSYWAISDDRGGERGTPRFYNLSIDYSDVGPVNVKINRQTYMQREDGSSFPANARTVDPEAIRQAPNGNLYWSSEGNWGTTASTLFQPFVREMTTSGKFVREFKMPVIYNYVDNTTTGGRSNKLFEALTVAPNGTVFVANEDALIQDGPITTLQAGSVVRVTALDPATGTAKAQYAYQLPKIPVDAPAGAPFGPDNGLSDFLAIGNQRFIAVERAFASGIGNTIRLVLTEFNDGTTNVASMASLSGTAAYTPMTRKLLLEMPIDYQGVKLDNIEAITWGKTLPNGHRTIVLAADNNFTANTQANQFIVFEVMPD
- a CDS encoding response regulator transcription factor — encoded protein: MRILIAEDDQVLADGLLRTLRASGAVVDHVASGSEADAALMTNNEFDLLILDLGLPKLHGLEVLKKLRSRGSALPVLILTAADSVEERVKGLDYGADDYMAKPFSLQELEARVRALTRRGMGGASSAIKHGPLVYDQAGRVATIDGKMVELSARELGLLEVLLQRAGRLVSKEQLVERLCEWGEEVSNNAIEVYIHRLRKKIEKGPIRIATVRGLGYCLEKIPG
- a CDS encoding sensor histidine kinase N-terminal domain-containing protein, yielding MKIFQREQRSLFGEILDWMLTPLLLLWPVSLALTWLVAQGLANKPFDRALEYNAHALAQLVSVQKTGDKNEVQFNLPQPASEILRADDSDIVYYQVMGPGGEFLSGERELPEPPADETPAAGEVRLRDGELRGVEIRVAYIWVRLPLQGGPLALVQVAETREKRSVLATEIIKGVMLPQFVILPLAVLLVWLALARGIQPLNQLEQRIRARSPDDLSPLDDHAVPLEVAPLVSSVNDLLTRLNESLATQKRFLADAAHQLKTPLAGLRMQADLAQREGTSTEELKRSLQQIGRSSIRATHTVNQLLALARAEGSGVGIARQACDLAELTIEVVRDSVPRAMDKHIDLGYDGAEPGSRGVWVDGNPTLLKELVRNLVDNAINYTPSTPDKPGVVTARVLADTFGHVLMLQVEDSGPGVPEAERELIFQPFYRALGSEADGSGLGLPIVMEIAAKHHAEVLLEDAHPGQTPPGARFSVRFPARADEAG